The following DNA comes from Brassica oleracea var. oleracea cultivar TO1000 chromosome C5, BOL, whole genome shotgun sequence.
AAATATTAAAAACAAAACAAAAAAGGGAGAGAGAAATAAAGATGGTGGAAAAAGAAGAGTAGGTGGGGGGAGGTCGGCTTTTGATTAGTTAAATTAAAATAAAAAAAAATCCTGATCAACCGATTCGACTCACCGAGTCGAAGGACAGATTCAACTCGCTCGAGAGCTATACAAGTTGGTTTCTTTTTTTTCTTTTTTCAAATAACATTTTTCAAATAACATGTTTATTTTTTGCTTGGTTGGGTCAAGGTCAGGTGTAAAGGAGAAGAGAGAGAGAGAGAGAGTGTTGGAAGTTGAAACACCCCCTTTGACCATAATGAAAGCGTTTATACAAAACTCTCTTCAGATCTGAGAGGGGCTTCTCTCAGTCTCTGTCCGCGTATTCTCTCCGGCGTCGTTTCATGATCTGACTTTGGTCTTTTTCTTCTCCCCTTTTTTTTTTGCTTCTTTTACTTTGGTCACAGTTTCTTCTCAACATGCCACGCCCTTTCTTCCACAAGTTGATTTTCTCATCCACTATCCAAGAAAAACGCCTGGTAACTCCTCCTCCTCCTCCTCCTTCTCTTCTTATTAGTATTTGCAAAATTGAGTGTTTAAAGTTGGAATCTGGTCTCGAGTTTGCAAGTATATGCGTTTTTATTCGTGTATGTTGTGACTGACACTTGTTAGATTTCTTGAACTGAATCTGGTCAAGGTTGTATTTTTTTTTGTTCAGTTTTGTGAGCTGAAAAATTGTGCTAGGAAGATTGAAAAGTTTGGTCACTGTTTGGGTTTGCTCGAAAATTGAGGTTGGAGAAATCTTCATCTGGTCTAGAAGTTGTGAGTGTAGTTTGGGATATGATTTTACATGTATGGTTTTGTTAGATTGATGCAACTTCAGAGGAGGAGAACATGTTCAGATCTGTTTGTGGTTTCTCTCTTTTATTCACTCTATTTTGACTCTCTTTCTCTGTTTAACTCATGAAGGTCTGAGATTTTAGATTCCTCTTGTGAGTGAAAAGTAATTTGACTCTTTTTTTATAAGGTCTCTTTGCTTTGTTTAGAGTAAGAAGTCATTGACTTTTTTCTTAATAAGGTCTCTTTGTATGTCTATGTTACAAGACTCATTGCTTGTTTTCGTAAATTAAAAAGTGTTTTTGTGTGTGTAGAAGAATAAAAGTACATTTATGATCCAGTGATTAGTCATCACTTGTGCCTACACCTATCAAAGTTTATGGATTAACATGAACAGAAATTCGATTACTAGTTGGTTCTCAGCTTAGCATATATAAATAAAGATCATAGGAGTGATGACATCAGCAGTCTATACAAAGATAAAAAAAATTATGAGAAATCGGCCAAAAAAACACTGAACTTTGCGGGAATTGCCAAAAGAAACCTGTACTCGAACCTGACCAATAAAACCCCGATTTTTTGTTGACGTTTTTAGTTAATTCACAAACTTACGGTTGACTAACCAAATTAACACACCGTTAACCGACAGTTAAGACAGTGTTAACTCACCGTTAATTATTGCCGTTTAGTGAAACTACGTCGTTTCATTCAGTTGTTTTGTTAAACACAAAATCTCAAGACGACGTCGTTTTGCTTAATTAAAATTGTTGTTGCTGCCTGGACTCGAACCCGTGCACTCGTGGTCGTAAGGGGGTATTGCCACTGAGCTAGTGGACTTTTCGGAAGGTTATCACACATGTTTATTTTTATTGATCAAAAGATGTGTTTGATTGCAATCAAACAAAATGAAACCCGTGTTTGAACGTAACCCTAATTTCTCAAATCGATTTGGGGATTTCTCTTGTAGAGATGGTAAAGACGAAGTTCACAAGGAATGGAAAGGAGGTAATGATTTTCGGAGCGATGAGGAATTTCGATTACGGGAGTGACGAAGCGGTTCAAGAGTCGAAGAAGGGTGGAGAACGCGATGCTTCTGTGAGTTTGCCATCGCTGGAGAGATCGAGGATTCGTAAAAGCGTTGAAGGGATATCGATGTTGGCATCTACAGAGGTGTCGAAGGCGTCGAAGACTAGGCGGGGAACTTCATATGGGTCGCCTGCGTCATCTCCGGNNNNNNNNNNNNNNNNNNNNNNNNNNNNNNNNNNNNNNNNNNNNNNNNNNNNNNNNNNNNNNNNNNNNNNNNNNNNNNNNNNNNNNNNNNNNNNNNNNNNNNNNNNNNNNNNNNNNNNNNNNNNNNNNNNNNNNNNNNNNNNNNNNNNNNNNNNNNNNNNNNNNNNNNNNNNNNNNNNNNNNNNNNNNNNNNNNNNNNNNNNNNNNNNNNNNNNNNNNNNNNNNNNNNNNNNNNNNNNNNNNNNNNNNNNNNNNNNNNNNNNNNNNNNNNNNNNNNNNNNNNNNNNNNNNNNNNNNNNNNNNNNNNNNNNNNNNNNNNNNNNNNNNNNNNNNNNNNNNNNNNNNNNNNNNNNNNNNNNNNNNNNNNNNNNNNNNNNNNNNNNNNNNNNNNNNNNNNNNNNNNNNNNNNNNNNNNNNNNNNNNNNNNNNNNNNNNNNNNNNNNNNNNNNNNNNNNNNNNNNNNNNNNNNNNNNNNNNNNNNNNNNNNNNNNNNNNNNNNNNNNNNTGATTTCGCCCATTTAGGGTTTATACCAATCGGAGGAGAAAACCGTCGTTTCTTTTTGATTCATTTAACTCGGATTCAAAGAGAATAAAAGAAACTGTGTTCGTATATCCATTGCAAAGTCCACTAGCTCAGTGGCAAAAACCCCTACCATTAAACCCGAGTGCACGAGTTCGAGTCGATGGAACCCCATCTTTTTAATAAAAAAGTTAATGTAAAACGCGTCGTTTCATTAATTTGTCTTTAACTCGGATTCGAAGAATAAAAGATATTGTGTTCGTATAGCCATTGCAAAGTCCACTAGCTCAGTGGCAAAAACCCCTACCATTACACCCGAGTGCACGAGTTCGAGTCGATGGAACCCCATCTTTTTAATAAAAAAGTTAATGTAAAACGCGTCGTTTCATTAATTTGTCTTTAACTCGGATTCGAAGAATAAAAGATATTGTGTTCGTATAGCCATTGCAAAGTCCACTAGCTCAGTGGCAAAAACCCCTACCATTACACCCGAGTGCACGAGTTCGAGTCGATGGAACCCCATCTTTTTAATAAAAAAGTTAATGTAAAACGCGTCGTTTCATTAATTTGTCTTTAACTCGGATTCGAAGAATAAAAGATATTGTGTTCGTATAGCCATTGCAAAGTCCACTAGCTCAGTGGCAAAAACCCCTACCATTAAACCCGAGTACACGAGTTCGAGCCGTAGGAAACACATATTTTTAATAACACAGCTATATAAACGACGTCGTTTGTCTTTAATCAGACAAAGTGATGAAACGACGTCGTATACTTTAACACCCAAAATTAACGTCCGCTTAATTATCAGTTAACTCGGTTAACGGTGTGTTTATCTGGTCAGTCAATCGTAAGTTTCTTAATAAACCCGAAAAGTCAACAAAAGTTCAGGATTTTATTGGCTAGCCCATATGTCCAGGTTTCTTTTGGCAATTCCCGCAAAGTTCAGTGTTTTTTTGGCCGATTTCCCATTATATACATTGTTCCAGGAATAGTAATGGACTGTGTCTTAGCCTTGGAAACTGAAACAGTACCATTTGGATTGTGATTTAATTTAGGCAAAAGCAGGCTGCTCTCCAGCAATATATCTTGCCATTTTAGCATTATATATCTTGTAAATCTTTATATTAATCTTCTTTTTTTTTTTTTTTAATTCGTGGTATGGTTTGTGCAGAGAGTTCCAGATAAGTTTGTGAGTAAATTCAAGGACGAGCTATCCGTCGCAGTTGCACTCACGGTACCTGACGGCCACGTTTGGCGTGTAGGACTAAGAAAAGCCGACAACAACAAAATCTGGTTTCAAGATGGTTGGCAAGAGTTTGTCGACCGTTACTCAATCCGCATTGGCTATCTCCTCATCTTCAGATACGAAGGCAACTCTGCCTTCAGCGTCTACATATACAACTTATCACACTCCGAGATCAACTACCATTCCTCCGCTCTCATGGACACCGCACACACCCACCTCAAACGCGCCCGTTTGTTTGAAGATCTTGAAGACGAAGACGCTGCCGAGGTTGTTTATCCTTCTTCCTCAGTGTATCCGTCATCACAACAGCATCCTGAAGTTACTGTAGCCGCTATTAAAGGGTACGCTAGCCCAGCTATCCAGAGCTTCTTCGCTGGACCACCTGTTAAAGCTGAAGAGGCGACACCGACCCCTAAAGTTACTAAGAAGAGAGGGAGGAAGAAGAAGAACGCTGTTCCTGGTAAATCATTTTTCCTCTCTTCTTAAACTCTTGTTTCATACTTGGATTGATTCTCATGATTGGTGTGATCCATCCAGAGGAAGTAAACTCATCTGCTCCGAGGGATGATGACCCGGAGAGCCGTTCAAAGTTCTACGAGAGTGCTTCTGCGAGAAAGAGAACGGTGACTGCAGAGGAAAGAGAGAGGGCCATTAATGCAGCCAAAACGTTCGAGCCAACAAACCCTTTCTTCAGAGTTGTTCTTCGACCATCTTATCTATACAGAGGCTGCATCATGGTAAGCAACAAAAACATCTCAAAATTAAGATCATTATTACAGAACAACCGTCTCTGAAATAGTTAATCTTTTTTTTTTTTCTTTGAACAGTATCTGCCTTCTGGTTTTGCTGAGAAGTACTTAAGTGGGATCTCGGGATTCATCAAGGTCCAGCTCGGGGAGAAACAGTGGCCGGTGAGATGCCTCTACAAAGCAGGGAGAGCCAAGTTCAGCCAAGGGTGGTACGAGTTCACCCTGGAGAACAACCTAGGAGAAGGTGACGTCTGCGTGTTCGAGCTCCTCAGAACCAGAGACTTCGTCCTGAAAGTAACGGCCTATCGGGTCAACGCAATCTAGTACTAGTAGTTTACTTCGGTGTGACTGATCGATCTGCAGTGTGGGGAGATATCAAACTGCAATTCCGTGTAGGGTTTTCTTAATTTTAAAACAACTAAACTCTCTTGCTCTCTATTTATGTGTCAGTTTTTTTTCTCGATGTGGATAAGTTTGTTTTATGATTTTTATCATAATATGCAACCTCTGGAGTGGAATTTAGAATTTGTTTGGATTAGAAGTTAGGGTTTAAGAAGTTTGTAAAGACCCTAATCAAACTGCAATTGCGTGTAGGGGTTTCTTAATTTTAAAACAACTAAACTCTCTTTCTATCTCTATCTGTGTCATTGCGTCAGTGTGTCGTTTTTTTCTCGATGTGGAAAAGTTGTTTTATGATTTTATCATAATATGTAACCTCTGGAGTGGTGTTTGAGTTAGAAGTTAGGTTTAAGAAGATTGTAGAAACCTAATCTCCATCAACTTTGGTATGGATACTTGTGCACCAAGAAAGATGATATGATGAAGATGGGATTGTTGTGTTGTTCATTATTCGAACTCTTCCCTTTCATCTCAAGAAGCTTTTTTTTTTTTTTTTCTTATGAACTCTACAGGGTTGAACATTTGTAACTGAATCCTCCAAACCAAAAAAACTTGAATTTATAAAAAAAAATTTGACTGAACTTTTATAAAATGTTTGAATCGATCATGTAGGAAAATACTCGAATATCCAAAATAATAATGCTTCAAGATATTATTCTTATTTGTTAATTACTCCAAAATAATATTCTAAACTTAAATAATGAATAATATAATTATTTAATTTTATATTAGTTTTGATACAAAATATAAAAAAAAATGTGAAACTAAAATATTATTAACTGAATTTGAAATGAATCATCTTATATAGACACTAGGTCAGGTATAAATTGTTCTATAGAGGCTAAATCGAAAACATTGGTTCCAAACTCAAAACATTCATGCCTAATTTTCAGAAACAGAGTTGGCGCGTATGAGCTCTGTTTTCCCTGGACCAAGATTCTTGTCCTTGTTGCACAAGAACTCGAAAACCCTAGTTCAGGCTAAGCAAATCCATGCTCAACTCGTGATTCACGGATGCCAAGACAATTCTCTCGTCGGCAAACTCATAGGCCATTACTGTTCGAAGCAATCTACAGAAAGCTCCAAGCTTGCTCATTCACTAGTGTTCCCTCGTTTTAGTCATCCTGACAAGTTTCTATTCAACACATTGCTTAAATGCAGCAACCCAGAAGACTCTATACGGATCTTCACCAACTGGTTATCAAAAAGTTCGTTGCTTTATCTCAACGAGCGCACGTTCGTCTTCCTCCTCGGCGCTTGCGCCAGGTCGGCTTCTTCGTCGCGTGTCGGGAGGATCGTTCACGGGATGGTGATAAAGCTTGGGTTTCTCTATAAATCTGAGTTGATTGGAACCACTTTGCTCCATTTCTATGCCAAGCATGGGGATATACGGTATGCTCGGAAAGTGTTTGATGAAATGCCTGAGAGAACTTCAGTTACATGGAACGCAATGATCGGAGGGTACTGTTCGCATAAGGACAAAGGGAATCACAGTGCGAGAAAAGGGATGATTCTGTTCCGGAGATTCTCCTACTTTGGTGATGGAGTTAGTAGACCTACTGATACAACCATGGTTTGTGTTCTTTCAGCCATCTCTCAGATGGGTTTGCTCGAAGTTGGTGCTCTTGTTCATGGATACATAGAGAAACTTGGTTTCACGCCCGAAGTTGATGTCTTTATCGGTACTGGACTTGTTGACATGTACTCCAAATGCGGCTGCTTAAACAGTGCTATCTCTGTGTTCGAGCTAATGAGAGCGAAGAATGTTTTGACATGGACCTCAATG
Coding sequences within:
- the LOC106296097 gene encoding B3 domain-containing transcription factor VRN1-like, translating into MPRPFFHKLIFSSTIQEKRLRVPDKFVSKFKDELSVAVALTVPDGHVWRVGLRKADNNKIWFQDGWQEFVDRYSIRIGYLLIFRYEGNSAFSVYIYNLSHSEINYHSSALMDTAHTHLKRARLFEDLEDEDAAEVVYPSSSVYPSSQQHPEVTVAAIKGYASPAIQSFFAGPPVKAEEATPTPKVTKKRGRKKKNAVPEEVNSSAPRDDDPESRSKFYESASARKRTVTAEERERAINAAKTFEPTNPFFRVVLRPSYLYRGCIMYLPSGFAEKYLSGISGFIKVQLGEKQWPVRCLYKAGRAKFSQGWYEFTLENNLGEGDVCVFELLRTRDFVLKVTAYRVNAI
- the LOC106343971 gene encoding pentatricopeptide repeat-containing protein At3g18970, producing MSSVFPGPRFLSLLHKNSKTLVQAKQIHAQLVIHGCQDNSLVGKLIGHYCSKQSTESSKLAHSLVFPRFSHPDKFLFNTLLKCSNPEDSIRIFTNWLSKSSLLYLNERTFVFLLGACARSASSSRVGRIVHGMVIKLGFLYKSELIGTTLLHFYAKHGDIRYARKVFDEMPERTSVTWNAMIGGYCSHKDKGNHSARKGMILFRRFSYFGDGVSRPTDTTMVCVLSAISQMGLLEVGALVHGYIEKLGFTPEVDVFIGTGLVDMYSKCGCLNSAISVFELMRAKNVLTWTSMATGLALNGRGNETPSLLNRMAESGIKPNVVSFTSLLSAYRHNGLVQEGLELFQSMRARFGVTPIIQHYGCIVDLLGKAGRLQEAYEFVLAMPINPDAIMLRSLCNACSIYGETVMGEEIGKALIKMELEEKGDESEDYVALSNVLASKGKWVEVEKLRDEMKARRIKTRPGYSFV